The following is a genomic window from Desulfobulbaceae bacterium.
TGTAATTAATATTGTCGCAAACAATATGACTATTATGATTCCAACCTCTTCATCTGCCAATGTTGGATTGCGGGCTATTATCAAGGCGGATCAAGTCGATGAGATATACTCCATACTCCAAGACCGGGACGTCACTATCCCCACACAACCCTGGAATCAGCGGTATCGGGATTACATGGACAAAATCAAGACAGGTTCTGTGCATGAAATTGCAAAAGTATTACGAGATTTGTACATTCTTCAGACTGACAAGACTTTGTCTTTTGGTGAAAGAAAAATGATGGACACTGCTCAGAATTTTCTGGTTAAAGAAATATCACTTGCAAACTGCACCAATGAGGATGTTGTAGCTCAACGTATTAATCACATCTTTTCATAATAGTTGGATTTGAGTATATCTGCTGTTATCTGATCATTCATTTCTCTTTAGCCCCTTGCATACTGTCGAAATATAAACGGATTCATTGTTTTTTCTGTATTAATGATGAATTTCTAGTATTGGAGGGGGTTTCAACTGGATAAGTCTTTTGGTACAGATTTTTCTCCAAT
Proteins encoded in this region:
- a CDS encoding CarD family transcriptional regulator, with protein sequence MVKKNLLAFQIGDMAVYPAHGVGKIESIETRAVGDLKQSFYVINIVANNMTIMIPTSSSANVGLRAIIKADQVDEIYSILQDRDVTIPTQPWNQRYRDYMDKIKTGSVHEIAKVLRDLYILQTDKTLSFGERKMMDTAQNFLVKEISLANCTNEDVVAQRINHIFS